Sequence from the Caretta caretta isolate rCarCar2 chromosome 16, rCarCar1.hap1, whole genome shotgun sequence genome:
GCCGACCTGTTTATCATTGGTGTTGTGTGTCACTTACAAATCTGCTCCGTAGTTATGTAGCACAAGGTGCGGGGCGTGGGTGGGGAGAAATATTACAAGTCCCCTGGATGTTTTACAAAGGGAGAAAAGCCGGAGGGTCCTAGTCCGAGTTTTTGCCTCTTCACACTGTAAATAACTGACCCCGGGTCACGCTGCTTATCCCTTTCACCCTTTGCAGGCTGTTTCCTTGCGAAGCACAGAAATTCAGAGCCCTCTGGTTTCCATTTTTGTCCACTAGCGACCCCTACCTTTAGAGAGCGCAATAATCCTACGTGGTTTGAATTCTTTCCACATTTATTTCAGATCAAGCTGTATTGAGTATTTTCAAACCCATAGGCCACGGATCCTTTGCATGAGGGGCAGGAGAAGGAAAGCACGACCTGTAGATCGGAAGGGAAAATAGGGTCGCACTCTGCACGTGGTGGCCTTTGGAGCTCAACACGCTTTACATGCCCCCgtcacaaaaataaaatctacagaAACTAGGAACTTCACGTGCCGTATTTCTGCCCCAAACAGCATCTCCGGCTGCTCCGAACTGGTCACTGCAATGCATGGAGAAGAGCACGGCGCAATGCAGACACCCCCACGCCTgccctccccgcagctccccacaGGGTCCTAGTCACGGGGGGCgggtttttttcttaaattaaacGTATCAACATTCCATCGatcaccgcccctccccccagcgtggtcggggggggggggggcggggggagctccgCCCTCTGCAATGTATCAatgtcccatcccctcccccccgccttccCCGTTGGGTGAAATCCAATCACCGTCCGCCCTCCCCGCCCCTGTGGATACGGCGAAGCGTCACGGACTTGCTATTGTTATGCAAATAAAAGCTGCCTAAAAGGAGCTGCCCGGGGTACCCTGCCCTCTAAAGACGCCCAGGGACGTGGCTGCGGGGGGATTCGCCTGGGGGAGCGCTCAGGAAAAGGGGGGATCCGCTGCCCGACGAGAGCCCCTCTCCGGGACAGGCACAGCAGCTGCCCCATCTCCCCCTGGCCGCGGGCTCAACACCAGAGACTCCAAGCGCCGCCTCCGCCGCTGCGAGGGACCGAGCAAGGCTCCCCCTCCGGCCGCCGGGCTGCACCTGGATGCGCCGCCGGGGCGGGTAGccgcggcggcggcagcagcgggGCGCTCGCCGGCCGCCCGCCTCGCGCAGCCTGGGAGCCGCACGGAAGTCGCTGGGCCGGGCGCGGGGGGCCGCGCAGCCGCACCGCGGGGAAGCGTGGTGCCCAGGGGGCCCCTTAGCCGGGCCCGATCCGATCCGCCAGCCCCCGGGCTGCCCCGCGCCCcggccccccgccgccgccgccgccgccgcgctcgGATCTCCGCGGGCTTCCATGAGCATCCGCGCCCGGGGGCCGCGCGCTCAGCCGCAGGGTGCACCGAGCCCCCGCCCCTAGCTTCGGGCTCGCCGAGCGCCCCGGGCGAGCGGGGCGAGGCGGCGCGGAGACCTGCGCCCGCCCGGCACCGCTGCGCCCGGATCCCGCTGCCCGGCCGCGGCCATGAGCCAGACGGAGCTGTCCACCTGCTCGGCCCCGCAGAGCCAGCGCATCTTCCAGGAGGCGGTGCGCAAGGGCAACACCAAGGAGCTGCAGTCGCTGCTGCAGAACATGACGAACTGCGAGTTCAACGTGAACTCGTTCGGGCCCGAGGGGCAGACGGCCCTGCACCAGTCCGTCATCGACGGCAACCTGGAGCTCGTCAAGCTGCTGGTCAAGTTCGGCGCCGACATCCGCCTGGCCAACCGCGACGGCTGGAGCGCGCTGCACATCGCCGCCTTCGGGGGCCACCAGGACATCGTGCTCTACCTGATCACCAAGGCCAAGTACTCCGCGGGCAGCCGGTGACGCCGCGGccgccgggccggggccggggcgcagcgggccggggccgggccggggctccCCGTGGCGGGGAGCGGCGCGCTCTGCAGGACCGGCTGGGCGGGCGGCTGGAGCCCCCCGGGGCGGGGACAGGGGCCGTGTCTGCTCGGGCCGCTCTGGGAGCGGGCAACCCCGGGACATCCCCGCCCCGCACGCACCCGGCTCCCGCCCGGgctgcctcctgcccctgccccgcgccGGGCGCCCTGCGGACTCCAGCCCCGGGCGCCGGAGGGGCCGCCCTGGGCCAGCGCGCTGCGCCCCGCGGGCTGCTCCGGGTGAGGCAGGCAGGGCAGGACCCGGCCCTCCAGGAGATGGGGGACCGCTCCGAGGGGCGGGCTGGGCCCTTCCTCCCCCCGGCTGCCTAGCCCGGGACCACGGTGCCTTCCTAAATCGCGCCCGCCCGCTGCCCCGAGCTGCGGGCGCCCCCCGGGAGGTTAGCCGGCCGCCTGTGGGCTGGGGGGCCGCGGCCCGGGAGCCGTGACTGACCCGCCTCGGGGCGGGCGAAGCAGCCGCATCGCCGGACCCAGGGGAGAGGTGGGGCTTGGGTggattgtttatttttgtttaaatgacaaAGCTGCTCGGACTCCATGTTTTTTGCAAAGAAATCTGGGGGCCCACAAAGATTTTACTGAAAAACCATTTAACTGCTTTCCAAGGGGTTTTGTCTGCCAAGGGTTTTTTCTCCTACTGTAATTTGTCTTCGGTCTCGGTTGGTTTggggtgtgtttggtttttttgtttttttttgtttttttgttttttttttttttgccatctaCCTCGGCTGCGCTCACAGTATTCACGGTTTCAGGCAGAGATCTGGTCAGATGCTTTAACGTGCGCTCGCCTCCCGCTCCCGGGACCCCCCAGCTGATGCGTTTGGTGGCGTGTCAGTCCCGTGGAAAGCGTGCTGGCTCCGAAGTGAATCCATTCCGGCGTTTTTATCCGCTCACGATGCGATCTGCGGAACGCCCGTCGGTGCTCGGCCTTCGCGTTCTGTGGCCGGGCAAGCCCCGCAGCTCGGCGCGAGCGGAGGCTCTCGGGCGCCCCACGCGCGGGGCGGGTGGCCGAGCTGAACTCCCGCCCCCCCGGCAGCCCGCTCCGCTTCCTGCGGCTCCGCTCCGCAGCCCGGCAGACACGTCCCCCGCCGCCCGCCGCCGCCTCCCGCCTGGAGCGTGGGACCCGGCCCGGGCCTGCTCGTGAACCCACCCCGCGCGCGGCGCTCGCGGCAGGGGCGCGCGACCCGTCCCGGGCAGGCGGACGCTGGCGGGACGCGCGAACCCGGGCGGCGAAACGAGGGACGTGAAACGGACTCAACTCTCCGGGCGGAGGAATTGCTTTTGCACAGGAAAAGAGCGTGAGCGCCCCCTGCAGTCTAGGAGGAAAGTTTCAAGGACAACCCGAAAACTACTGAGAAATAGTTtgggattttttctttttctaacttTGGTGAAACTTGGCGAACACTTCTCAATGCAGAATGATTCCATCTGACTTCATATAAATGAAAGGGCGGAAGAGGAACCCATCTTAACCTGCATTTGGAAGTGACTGCACATGGAATTGCAATGCTGCTTTTTGTTGCCATGGCACAAtaacatccatttaaaaaaaatgcagaaaatttCAGAAGTCTCCTTTCCACGGTTGGCCTTTTATCCCTCTAGGTTTGTCTGCACTAAACCCCTTACCACTGCCATCTCCTTGCTGTCCTCTCGTATTCCCCTTTTCCAAAccattacaattaaaaaaatagttatctactgttttgttgttgttgttgttataacTATTtatcatatatgtatatatttgtggGTGACGTTTGTGTGCCTGGTTTCGTCTGAAGCTATTTGTGAATGGTTCAAAGTACGGTTTGGAAAATATGCATTTTTTCTAGTCTTAAAACTAAACTTGAGTCTGCCATGGGTGTTTTTTTTCATTGCACTGAATATTCTGCTTTGTCTATGATGGTTTCACCTGCAGTTTTTTCTCTCTTAAACAATTTATATGATTAAAAAgttccagatttaaaaaaaagaagcccTTTCGAAAGTGTCTATTGTTAATGCTGTAATTTAAAAGGAACTTCTTAGTTTGCAAACTTTCTCTGTGAGCACTGAAGATGGTTGGTGCTTCTCTGTTGGGGGGGGACAATATCTTTTCTAATGAGGTTTTATTACAGTTACCAGACGGttgcacatttttttaaactaatggaTTTGCCACCATGACGTGTCATAACATTTATGGCATACTATTAAAACCATCGTGTATTTCAAAGCCAAGTTCtagattgattttttaaaagaaatcttggTTATAAACCCAATGCTAAAGGGAGTTCTGTCCAGTGTTGTAAAGACAACATAATGTAAcccatatttatatttttataaaataactgTTAAGACTGTGAATCTCTTGTGTGAATTGCTAAGTGAGTTTAAGAAAAGTATTGTTCCTCTTCGGCTTCTTGGAGCTTTAGGCATGATTTGAATTCGAAAATTGTACATTGGGGAAGGGGGTTTGCTCTGGAATTGTGCGTTGATGTATTTTtgcatcactttttttttaaatttattttactgAAAAGCTGCTGCCCTTCCTAGTCCCTATAGTTTCAATTTTCTATGCAACCCCGCAAACCccagagatatatatatatatatatatattttgttatcCTGAGAAATAAAAGGGATGCTGATTTATTCAAATTTaaatgaggttttttttcccccctcttgttTGGCTCATAGTGCTGCTGACCCTTCATGCCAAAATGGGGAGTAGAAGAAAAAAGACAGGTTGGGGGAGGCTCTTTTGTGCATGACTGGTCACCTTTTGGCAGtcatcttttttgttgttgttgttttttgtcagAAGACTATATTGATAATGTCGGTGAAGGAAGCAGACATTGACGCTGATGCACAGATTGCTCCAGAAAGGAGTTTTTCT
This genomic interval carries:
- the NRARP gene encoding notch-regulated ankyrin repeat-containing protein, translated to MSQTELSTCSAPQSQRIFQEAVRKGNTKELQSLLQNMTNCEFNVNSFGPEGQTALHQSVIDGNLELVKLLVKFGADIRLANRDGWSALHIAAFGGHQDIVLYLITKAKYSAGSR